gaaaattaatcGTAAAACGGACATAGAGAATAGAAAGATTTAGGTGGATAAGAGTAGAAAATTCAACTATAAGCTGGTGCTACTAAACTGCATTTAACATCTCAACTTGCTTTCCCTCAGCATGATTTTCTTCTTTGTAGATTACTTCGACCTTCTTATACCTATACCATGACGCGCAAACCAAATACACACCAAAATTCACCACACTCATCCCTGCCAATAACCAGTAAAAATAGTCGAGTTTGTCTCTGTTCAGATTGTTATTATCCAACCATCCCCCACTCACCTTATTCACCACATCTACCACCACCGAGCTTAAGTAGTAACCAAAAGCCGATGAGCACCACGAAATGGCCGTGCCCAATGATTTCATCCCTGCCGAGCTCTCTTCGTAGAAGAATTGTATCAGGCCCACAAATGTGAACATATCAGCCAGCCCAAATATTGAATATTGGTATCCAAGCCAAAGCACATTCATTGGAAGAGGCTGAAGAGAATCCACCATGCCATGCTCACGAGCCACGGATTTGCGTCTCGTTTCGACAACTCCGGCAACCGCCATGGAAATGGCTGACAAAACCAACCCCACTCCGATCCTTTGAAGGTACCGGATTCCGGTTGGGATTCCAGTTATTTTGCGAGCAATAGGTACGAAAACACAGTCATATATGGGGATAAATATGAACATGAACACTAGGGGAATAACCGGGATGGAGGAACCGGGCATTTTGATACCAAGGACATGAGTATTCATGGTTGTGCTTTGTTGGACGGTAAAAGTTTGGAGTTGAGCTAAACAAGTATTCATAAAAACAGTACTAAGTATAATTGGAAGCATCCGAATTATGATCTTTGTTTCTTCAACTTGTGTTACTGTACATATTCTCCAGGGTCCAAGGTTTACTGATGTTGATCCATCGTCACAGGTATGTTCAATTGCTGCTCTGTCTAAAAATCTGCATATTCGAATTTAATGGTAAATATAGGcgaaatttacaatttattataataaaattggtTACCTGAATTGATCAGTTCTGGGAAGAATTTCATTATGCACACCTGCAACGTCGTGTAATTCATCTTCTATCCCTGGTTGT
This sequence is a window from Gossypium raimondii isolate GPD5lz chromosome 5, ASM2569854v1, whole genome shotgun sequence. Protein-coding genes within it:
- the LOC105770822 gene encoding protein NRT1/ PTR FAMILY 4.6 isoform X3, which codes for MGGLENMAFISNAVSLVTYFYGYMNFSLTKSANTLTNFMGTSFLVALFGGLISDTYLSRFNTCVLFGCIELLGYAALTVQAHFDQLRPPPCQGLAISQTTQCQAADIGQAAILFSGLYLVAFGTSGVKAALPSLGADQFDERDPKRSSFFNWFLLSFTAGAIIGVTFIVWISTNQGWDWAFGVCTVAVLVSIMVLSMGKSLYRNNVPKGSPLLRIIQVFVVAIRNRKLPQPGIEDELHDVAGVHNEILPRTDQFRFLDRAAIEHTCDDGSTSVNLGPWRICTVTQVEETKIIIRMLPIILSTVFMNTCLAQLQTFTVQQSTTMNTHVLGIKMPGSSIPVIPLVFMFIFIPIYDCVFVPIARKITGIPTGIRYLQRIGVGLVLSAISMAVAGVVETRRKSVAREHGMVDSLQPLPMNVLWLGYQYSIFGLADMFTFVGLIQFFYEESSAGMKSLGTAISWCSSAFGYYLSSVVVDVVNKVSGGWLDNNNLNRDKLDYFYWLLAGMSVVNFGVYLVCASWYRYKKVEVIYKEENHAEGKQVEMLNAV
- the LOC105770822 gene encoding protein NRT1/ PTR FAMILY 4.5 isoform X2, with translation MGILRAFNGQAKQEPKRGGIRATLFVYAMGGLENMAFISNAVSLVTYFYGYMNFSLTKSANTLTNFMGTSFLVALFGGLISDTYLSRFNTCVLFGCIELLGYAALTVQAHFDQLRPPPCQGLAISQTTQCQAADIGQAAILFSGLYLVAFGTSGVKAALPSLGADQFDERDPKRSSFFNWFLLSFTAGAIIGVTFIVWISTNQGWDWAFGVCTVAVLVSIMVLSMGKSLYRNNVPKGSPLLRIIQVFVVAIRNRKLPQPGIEDELHDVAGVHNEILPRTDQFRFLDRAAIEHTCDDGSTSVNLGPWRICTVTQVEETKIIIRMLPIILSTVFMNTCLAQLQTFTVQQSTTMNTHVLGIKMPGSSIPVIPLVFMFIFIPIYDCVFVPIARKITGIPTGIRYLQRIGVGLVLSAISMAVAGVVETRRKSVAREHGMVDSLQPLPMNVLWLGYQYSIFGLADMFTFVGLIQFFYEESSAGMKSLGTAISWCSSAFGYYLSSVVVDVVNKVSGGWLDNNNLNRDKLDYFYWLLAGMSVVNFGVYLVCASWYRYKKVEVIYKEENHAEGKQVEMLNAV